One segment of Toxotes jaculatrix isolate fToxJac2 chromosome 8, fToxJac2.pri, whole genome shotgun sequence DNA contains the following:
- the megf8 gene encoding multiple epidermal growth factor-like domains protein 8 isoform X1 gives MGPKRRELAMPVMASPLPVSVILVTLLLAKSPVCQAGDCKGHRQVLRGPPGYVTDGPGNYSVNGNCEWLIKAPSNSHRIVLNFTFMDTECTYDYLFVYDGDSYQSPLLASLSGNTLPQPIEAKSGKMLLHLFSDANYNLLGFNATYTFSLCPGACGGHGRCDSSTSKCQCHQDWGGAACTSPLCSKECSVNGQCDKKGERCLCNPGYLGQSCQLGLHDDNGVGQWWRVSEGNPYTPPRTGSAGVYLSSTGAMYLFGGFDLNRALGDLIKYNFTSSQWDSRSYGHSPVARHSHTAVEWMGNMVIFGGELANGSLANDVWMYRPLHDDWQQLGFSNTRGAPKLANHAAAVVDDYLYVFGGRTEEDMFSSSLYRFGLRGSGRWETVQPTGGKPPATAGHSMVFHSPSRTLLVYGGHRPTTARFSVRVNNTDVFHVDRRFWTSFRSRFPATGPRERAFHSATVIGNYMVVYGGNVHIHYQEEKCYDEEIFFYHLGCHQWVSAGERWSLRGDSVRGRYSHVAAVMEGRVLLVAGGYSGVARGDLVAYKVPLFVSSDQGDRDAVCAEALDESMCLKNPECSWCEGRCREYQPTNPCGSTGCLGLARFLSDCQSCLVFSGTPAFLARAPGEFGWCVQNESCLPVSERSACRVDQISGAYGWWGERTLFLTSLHSCRTENYVPGLHLLTFQHPRNDSQPDKVSILRSTNIILSPTTEMDVALQFRGFIHPLWGAPPPAPPPTETVSMWARIQRLHFEARMASGPNSSQLEVVGRWAAQQEKELKLLARTDGSRLFSNLTRGNHYLVQAEGYLNNSGSGQTSEMALIWNRTLPGGSEISFLFLEPYRSGSCSGYMSCLACLSDQSCGWCPSLSRCLLRDGPDLELCPEGEKGEGKGEDERHLLLAPQQCTLCEEYRDCSACTQDPYCEWQINSSKKGDYQCSRRGRLDGSIRDPRGCPRVCNQRKTCGECLSNSSQCAWCESAQACFYFAAYLTKYPYGECRDWYDSVHSVPQCKQCSALNTCTDCLRTFQCGWCGDYNNPTIGKCLRGDWAGMDDPSVYNCSVAVAEARAANPEPQTSAPPRPLEMEMELEHLDDEEQDAIWSYPTCPDVEECRLGLHNCHPFATCINTPTSYECHCERGYTGDGTLHCNQTCYNECREGQCSGSPRFECECSLGWTSDPATLVLSGVECDVDCGCNFHSTCITAPGICDECQDWTTGPHCEHCRPGSFGSALAGGGGCVPCECNGHGDPLRGYCHNQTGQCYCTHNTQGPHCESCLPGYYGDPRNNGTCYRQCQGRSVLLSSTSSSAIPLSSSLGWRSGTEGKGGLSHCLWVLSVTDNLAPCVPRQLCPPVALTLHPDSHTHCKSSYVYVFDGLPRFLGNGVVHSDHNLIGAFCGTTRTQPITVEATSGVISVYFEANVSSNKPQGFNASFWVRRCQRSSDEGEEGSPVCPGGAQCQSGLCQCPQGYRGPHCDRPMCPQDCGIAEGRGACNTSLGVCVCSDSWAGSDCSVPRDSNSLVWETLLDTQLTVNQAHRFLHRMGHSLVSGPQGNLWMYGGLSLSEGILGNVYRYSVLEHRWTQMLTSSVEEGSTPSPRYHHASALLTSHESGPGSHGASHDFMLVVGGVTQNGVAMDTWSLNLSSLVWREHKSSVLPPVAGHTLTVRRDSSVLLIGGYSPENGFNHHLLEFSPHSGNWTIAPHTGTPPTGLYGHSAVYHEQTDAIYVFGGYRFHVETVEPSGELYSLYYPNLTWSLLVPSQGNKPLSRFFHAAALIKDTMVIVGGRTEAEDYSNSVSLYQINCNTWIQPVSAIGDPVNRSVSLAMTSWGGRLYLSGGFNGVTLGRLLILTVPSDPCALLPTPEACNTTTGSCVWCRGGCASSDTAERMGCFTGQSPCSPTPRQPDQCRRLKTCSECLARHPKTFSSPSQPVLQCKWCTNCPEGACISSSVSCTSEHDCRINQREIFLSSNCTETSCEASDCPKCTASGKCMWTRQFKRTGETRRILSVNPTYDWTCFSYALLNVSPMQVESSPPLPCPPPCHSLHNCSLCLGSRGSDGGWQHCVWSMALQQCMSPSFMPLRCEAGQCGRLLSGGDSCSPQCSQLTQCSQCIARPQCGWCSVRGGNGAGRCLQGGLDGVSEGVCPLRNSSWSFLHCPEEDECANGHHHCNSTQDCHDLPQGYHCTCKQGYILSSISGQCEPVCAQGCVNGTCVSPGVCQCHFGFVGDNCSSQCSCNKHSNCASVNKPDVCLECHNNTIGKHCEKCKPLFVGSAKGGGTCRPCREFCRGNSAVCLSRDEHKKALENPRLFPLDPNSIQNWVSEGPTEENAVCVSCQNNSVGDKCESCLSGYFLLQGKCEKCQCNGHADTCNEHDGTGCPCQNNTETSSCLSSPQSDRKDCYRQQCAKCKDSFNGTPVNGRQCYRQFNVDTECCFDPTSQTNCFHDPTIRNLPKGRTVFFAAQPKFTNVDIRVTIDVTFGEVEVYVSNSHDTFIVDVDRYTGIHTIKIEEESGTRGTSTGADKDSPPSPIKVFANASSSLGGPVLSHNSPQTQAKTPGAEREIREERAEGLITYITVWKPQTVLIVRGVRDRVVITFPHEVHSLKSSRFYIALRGVGTDKRQGESQGLLFLRQDQAHIDLFVFFSVFFSCFFLFLSVCVLLWKVKQFLDFRREQRRHIQEMTKMASRPFAKLTIYLEPEEPQLIYLPSTGGGVGGSTVSLAHARTSKLGGVVVGQRARAGAVSYKHDPGSGPTAHHHHHLTLGGGGNSGQHLPLHYLNTHHYASTTAGTPASHHHHPSTYSGYQHFCRSDPFLSQLMGFSYSSFKVGPITLEPTDDGMAGVATVLFQLPGGVLAPNRACLGSALVTLRQNLQEYCGHGNGGGHPGAGAGRKGLLGHQHLTTMAM, from the exons ATGGGTCCAAAGAGACGGGAACTG GCGATGCCAGTGATGgcctctcccctccctgtctCCGTCATCCTGGTGACTCTGCTGTTGGCTAAGTCGCCAGTGTGCCAGGCAGGGGACTGCAAAGGTCACAGGCAGGTGTTGAGGGGACCACCAGGCTATGTCACAGATGGCCCAGGAAACTACTCTGTCAATGGGAACTGCGAATGGCTTATTAAAG CTCCCAGCAATAGCCATCGCATTGTCCTGAATTTCACCTTCATGGACACAGAGTGTACCTACGATTACCTTTTTGTTTATGATGGTGACTCCTACCAGAGCCCCCTCCTAGCCAGTCTGAGCGGCAACACATTGCCACAGCCTATTGAAGCCAAGTCTGGGAAG ATGCTGCTTCATCTCTTCAGTGACGCTAATTACAACCTCCTGGGCTTCAATGCAACCTATACGTTCTCATTGTGCCCTGGAGCCTGTGGCGGTCACGGCCGCTGTGATTCCTCTACATCAAAGTGCCAGTGCCATCAGGACTGGGGAGGAGCAGCTTGTACAAGCCCTCTGTGCTCTAAGGAATGTTCTGTCAATGGCCAGTGTGACAAG AAAGGAGAACGCTGTCTGTGTAACCCAGGCTACCTGGGTCAGAGCTGCCAGCTTGGTCTCCACGATGACAACGGAGTGGGACAGTGGTGGCGTGTGAGTGAGGGGAACCCCTACACGCCTCCCAGGACAGGTTCTGCTGGTGTATATCTGTCCTCCACTGGAGCCATGTACTTGTTTGGAG GGTTTGATCTGAACAGAGCTCTTGGTGATTTGATCAAATACAATTTCACATCCAGTCAATGGGACAGCAGGTCTTATGGTCACTCTCCT GTCGCTCGTCATTCCCACACAGCTGTAGAATGGATGGGTAACATGGTTATCTTTGGAGGAGAGCTAGCTAACGGCTCCCTGGCCAATGATGTCTGGATGTATCGGCCACTTCATGATGACTGGCAACAGCTTGGCTTTTCAAATACACGTGGTGCTCCTAAACTGGCTAATCATGCTGCAGCTGTAGTAGACGATTATCTCTATGTATTTGGAG GTCGCACTGAGGAGGAtatgttttcctcttctctgtaTCGGTTCGGCCTGCGTGGCTCTGGACGGTGGGAGACAGTTCAACCCACTGGTGGGAAACCCCCGGCCACTGCTGGCCACTCCATGGTGTTCCACAGCCCATCCAGGACACTGCTGGTCTATGGAGGCCACCGGCCCACCACCGCCAG GTTTAGTGTGAGGGTGAACAACACCGACGTGTTCCACGTGGACAGGCGGTTTTGGACATCCTTCCGTTCCCGTTTCCCAGCAACAGGTCCCAGAGAGAGAGCTTTCCACTCAGCCACCGTCATTGGAAACTACATGGTGGTCTATG GGGGGAATGTGCATATTCACTACCAAGAGGAGAAGTGCTATGATGAGGAGATCTTCTTTTACCATCTGGGCTGTCACCAGTGGGTGTCTGCTGGGGAGAGATGGTCACTTC gtgGGGATTCTGTGCGGGGGCGTTACtctcatgttgctgctgtgatggAAGGGCGAGTGCTGCTTGTTGCTGGGGGTTACAGTGGTGTTGCCCGTGGAGACCTGGTGGCTTACAAAGTTCCACTCTTTGTCAGCAGTGATCAGGGCGACAGG GatgctgtgtgtgctgaggcACTAGATGAAAGTATGTGCCTCAAGAACCCAGAGTGCAGCTGGTGTGAAGGTCGCTGTCGAGAGTACCAACCCACTAATCCG TGTGGCAGTACTGGTTGCCTGGGCCTGGCACGCTTCCTGTCTGACTGCCAGTCCTGTCTAGTGTTCAGTGGCACTCCAGCTTTTCTGGCTCGTGCCCCTGGTGAATTTGGCTGGTGTGTTCAGAATGAATCCTGCCTACCAGTGTCAG AGCGAAGTGCGTGCCGTGTGGACCAGATCTCAGGGGCGTACGGCTGGTGGGGGGAGCGTACCCTTTTCCTAACCTCCCTCCACTCCTGTCGCACCGAGAACTATGTCCCGGGACTGCACCTGCTCACCTTCCAGCACCCCCGCAACGACTCCCAGCCTGACAAG GTTTCCATCCTCCGCAGCACCAACATCATCCTTAGCCCCACCACAGAAATGGACGTAGCCCTGCAGTTCAGGGGCTTCATCCACCCGTTGTGGGGGGCTCCCCCACCAGCACCCCCTCCCACTGAGACTGTCTCCATGTGGGCTCGCATCCAGAGGCTCCATTTTGAGGCTCGAATGGCATCAGGGCCCAACTCCAGCCAACTG GAGGTGGTGGGTCGTTGGGCAGCCCAGCAGGAAAAGGAGTTGAAGCTACTGGCTCGCACAGATGGAAGTAGACTGTTCTCTAACCTGACCAGAGGCAACCATTACCTCGTTCAGGCTGAGGGCTACCTCAACAACTCGGGTTCAGGACAGACCAGTGAGATGGCCCTGATCTGGAACAGAACATTGCCTGGAGGGAGT GAAATCTCCTTTTTGTTCTTGGAGCCCTACCGCTCAGGTTCCTGCTCTGGGTACATGTCCTGTCTGGCGTGTCTGTCCGACCAGTCTTGCGGCTGGTGCCCATCTTTGTCACGCTGCCTGCTGCGGGATGGCCCAGACCTGGAACTCTGTCCCGAGGGAGAGAAGGGTGAAGGCAAGGGAGAAGATGAGCGCCATCTGCTGTTGGCACCTCAGCAGTGCACATTGTGTGAAGAGTACAGAGACTGCTCTGCTTGTACTCAG GATCCTTACTGCGAGTGGCAGATAAACTCTAGCAAGAAAGGTGACTACCAGTGCAGTCGACGTGGAAGACTAGATGGATCCATACGTGACCCAAGGGGGTGTCCTAGAGTCTGCAACCA GAGGAAGACCTGTGGTGAGTGCCTCTCTAACTCCAGCCAGTGTGCATGGTGTGAGTCAGCCCAGGCCTGCTTCTATTTCGCTGCCTACCTCACAAAATACCCCTATGGAGAGTGCAGAGACTGGTACGACAG CGTTCATTCGGTGCCCCAGTGTAAGCAGTGTTCAGCTTTAAACACGTGCACAGACTGCCTGCGAACATTCCAGTGTGGCTGGTGTGGTGACTACAACAATCCCACAATTGGAAA ATGTCTGAGGGGAGACTGGGCAGGAATGGACGATCCCTCAGTGTATAACTGCAGTGTGGCTGTGGCTGAAGCACGGGCTGCCAA CCCTGAGCCCCAGACCTCGGCCCCACCTCGACCGCTGGAAATGGAGATGGAGCTGGAGCACTTGGATGATGAAGAGCAAGATGCAATCTGGTCCTACCCTACCTGTCCAGATGTCGAGGAATGCAGGCTGGGTCTTCACAACTGTCACCCCTTCGCCACTTGTATCAATACTCCCACCTCCTACGAGTGCCACTGTGAGAGAGGATACACTGGGGATGGCACATTGCACTGCAACCAGAC GTGCTACAATGAATGCCGTGAGGGTCAGTGTAGCGGGAGCCCACGGTTTGAGTGTGAGTGTTCCCTGGGCTGGACGTCTGACCCTGCCACCCTGGTTCTGAGTGGTGTTGAATGTGATGTGGACTGTGGCTGCAATTTCCATTCCACCTGTATTACTGCTCCAGGGATCTGTGACGAATGCCAGG aTTGGACTACAGGGCCTCACTGCGAGCACTGCCGCCCAGGTAGCTTTGGTTCAGCCCtggctggtggtggtggctgtGTTCCTTGTGAGTGTAATGGCCATGGCGACCCTCTCCGAGGCTACTGTCACAACCAGACAGGCCAATGCTACTGCACCCACAACACTCAGGGACCACACTGTGAGTCCTGCCTGCCTGGTTACTATGGAGACCCCAG GAACAATGGCACATGCTACCGCCAGTGCCAGGGCCGTTCTGTGCTGctctcctccacctcatccTCTGCCatacctctctcctcttctctcggATGGCGAAGTGGCacagaggggaagggaggaCTTTCTCATTGCCTGTGGgtcctgtctgtcactgacaaCCTGGCACCTTGTGTGCCCAGACAGCTGTGTCCACCTGTAGCCCTCACTCTACACCCAGACTCTCATACACATTGTAAA AGttcatatgtttatgtttttgatgGCCTTCCTCGTTTTCTGGGTAATGGAGTTGTACATTCAGATCACAATCTAATTGGAGCATTTTGTGGCACCACAAGGACTCAGCCTATCACAGTGGAGGCCACCTCAG GTGTGATCTCAGTGTATTTTGAGGCCAATGTTTCTTCGAACAAACCCCAAGGCTTCAATGCATCTTTTTGGGTGCGGCGGTGTCAACGGAGCTCTGACGAGGGTGAAGAGGGATCACCTGTGTGTCCAGGTGGAGCTCAGTGCCAAAGCGGGCTCTGCCAGTGCCCTCAGGGATATAGGGGACCCCACTGTGACCGGCCCATGTGCCCTCAGGATTGTGGAATAGCAGAAGGAAGAGGAGCTTGTAATACA tctctgggagtatgtgtgtgctcagaCAGCTGGGCCGGTTCAGACTGCTCTGTTCCTCGGGATTCAAACAGCTTGGTCTGGGAAACGCTGCTGGACACACAACTGACTGTG AACCAGGCCCACAGGTTCCTCCACAGGATGGGCCATTCCCTGGTGTCTGGACCACAGGGCAATCTCTGGATGTATGGAGGACTGTCTCTGTCAGagggcattctgggaaatgtctACAG ATATTCTGTGTTGGAGCATCGTTGGACCCAAATGTTGACAAGCTCTGTGGAAGAAGGCTCGACTCCTAGCCCTCGCTATCACCACGCCTCTGCACTGCTGACCAGTCACGAGTCTGGCCCTGGAAGCCACGGAGCCAGTCACGACTTCATGTTGGTGGTGGGCGGTGTCACTCAAAATGGTGTTGCCATGGATACTTGGAGTCTCAATCTCAGCAGTTTAGTTTGGAGAGAACACAAG AGTTCAGTGCTACCTCCTGTGGCGGGCCATACTCTGACTGTACGCAGAGACTCATCTGTGCTGTTAATTGGAGGTTACTCTCCAGAGAACGGCTTCAACCACCATCTGCTGGAGTTCAGCCCTCATTCTGGGAACTGGACCATTGCCCCACACACTGGCACACCACCTACAG GTTTATATGGCCATTCAGCAGTCTACCATGAGCAGACCGATGCCATCTATGTCTTTGGAGGCTACCGCTTCCACGTGGAGACAGTGGAGCCCTCAGGCGAGCTCTACAGTCTGTATTACCCCAACCTCACCTGGTCTCTGCTGGTCCCCTCGCAGGGTAATAAG CCCCTGTCCCGTTTCTTCCATGCTGCCGCCCTGATCAAAGACACCATGGTCATTGTCGGTGGGAGGACAGAAGCAGAAGACTACAGTaattctgtgtctctgtatcaGATCAACTGTAACACCTGGATACAACCAG TCTCAGCCATAGGAGATCCTGTAAATCGTTCAGTGTCTCTTGCCATGACAAGCTGGGGTGGCCGTCTCTACCTGTCAGGAGGATTTAATGGTGTCACACTGGGCAGACTCCTAATCCTGACTGTGCCGTCTGACCCCTGTGCCCTGCTGCCCACGCCAGAGGCCTGCAACACCACCACAGGAAGCTGCGTCTGGTGTAGGGGAGGCTGTGCTTCTTCTGATACTGCTGAGAG AATGGGCTGTTTCACTGGCCAGTCTCCCTGTTCCCCAACCCCTCGTCAGCCAGACCAGTGCCGCAGACTGAAGACCTGCAGTGAATGTCTGGCCCGACACCCTAAGACATTTTCAAGTCCATCACAG CCTGTTCTACAGTGTAAGTGGTGCACAAACTGTCCAGAGGGGGCCTGTATCAGCAGCTCTGTTAGCTGTACGTCTGAGCATGACTGTCGGATCAACCAGAGAGAGATCTTTCTGTCCAGCAACTGCACTGAGACCAGCTGTGAGGCTTCTGACTGCCCCAAGTGTACCGCTTCTGGAAAATGCATGTGGACTCGCCAGTTCAAACGGACTG GTGAGACAAGACGCATCCTGAGTGTGAATCCCACCTATGACTGGACGTGTTTCAGCTACGCCCTGCTCAACGTCTCACCCATGCAGGTGGAGTCTTCTCCCCCTCTGCCGTGCCCTCCACCTTGCCACAGTCTCCATAACTGTAGCCTCTGTCTGGGTTCGAGAGGTTCTGATGGGGGCTGGCAGCACTGTGTGTGGAGCATGGCACTGCAGCAG TGCATGAGCCCATCTTTCATGCCGCTGCGATGCGAAGCAGGCCAGTGTGGTCGTCTGCTCTCTGGGGGAGACTCTTGCTCTCCCCAGTGCTCCCAGCTCACTCAGTGCTCCCAGTGCATTGCCAGGCCTCAGTGTGGCTGGTGTTCTGTTCGTGGGGGCAATGGGGCTGGACGCTGCCTGCAAGGAGGACTTGATG GGGTGAGTGAGGGCGTTTGCCCACTTAGAAACAGCAGCTGGTCTTTCCTCCACTGTCCAGAGGAGGATGAGTGTGCTAACGGCCATCACCACTGCAACAGCACCCAGGACTGCCATGACCTACCCCAAGGATACCACTGCACCTGCAAACAGGGTTACATACTCAGCAG CATTTCTGGTCAGTGTGAGCCAGTGTGTGCACAAGGCTGTGTGAACGGGACATGTGTGTCCCCAGGAGTTTGCCAGTGTCACTTTGGCTTTGTTGGGGATAACTGCTCTTCTCAGTGCAGctgcaacaaacacagcaactgtGCCAGTGTTAACAAACCGGATGTTTGTCTTGAATGCCACAATAACACCATA GGTAAGCACTGTGAGAAGTGCAAGCCACTGTTCGTGGGCTCTGCCAAGGGTGGCGGCACTTGTCGTCCGTGTCGGGAGTTTTGCAGGGGAaacagtgctgtgtgtctgtcccgGGATGAACATAAGAAGGCCCTTGAAAACCCACGGCTCTTTCCTCTCGACCCCAACAGT ATTCAGAACTGGGTGTCTGAGGGTCCAACAGAAGagaatgctgtgtgtgtcagttgcCAGAACAACAGTGTGGGGGACAAGTGTGAGAGCTGTCTCAGTGGCTACTTCCTGCTGCAGGGGAAGTGCGAGAA GTGTCAGTGTAATGGCCATGCAGACACGTGCAATGAACACGATGGCACAGGTTGCCCCTGCCAGAACAACACAGAGACCTCCTCCTGTCTGAGCAGCCCCCAGAGTGACCGGAAAGACTGCTACAGACAACAG TGTGCCAAGTGCAAAGACTCCTTCAATGGCACACCGGTGAATGGGCGTCAGTGCTACCGTCAGTTCAACGTGGATACCGAGTGCTGCTTTGACCCCACATCCCAGACCAACTGCTTCCATGATCCCACCATTCGCAACCTGCCAAAGGGACGCACCGTGTTCTTCGCTGCCCAGCCAAAGTTCACCAATGTAGACATTCGTGTCACCATTGATGTTACCTTTGGTGAGGTTGAGGTGTATGTGTCAAACTCTCATGACACCTTCATTGTGGACGTGGACCGGTACACAGGGATTCACACCATCAAGATCGAGGAGGAGTCAGGAACTCGGGGGACATCAACTGGGGCAGATAAGGATTCACCTCCGTCCCCTATTAAGGTGTTTGCCAATGCTTCATCCAGTCTCGGGGGTCCGGTGCTCTCCCACAACTCACCGCAGACGCAGGCAAAAACTCCAGGAGCTGAAAGAGAAATTAGGGAGGAGCGGGCCGAAGGACTCATCACCTACATCACTGTGTGGAAACCCCAGACAGTGCTGATTGTCCGTGGTGTTCGAGATCGTGTGGTCATCACCTTCCCTCATGAGGTGCACTCCCTGAAATCCAGCCGCTTCTACATCGCTCTGAGAGGTGTGGGAACTGACAAGAGACAGGGAGAGTCCCAGGGTCTGCTGTTTCTGCGACAGGACCAAGCTCACATCGATCTTTTTGTGTTCTTCTCAGTTTTCTTCTCctgctttttcctcttcctgtctgtctgtgtcctcctGTGGAAGGTCAAGCAGTTCTTGGATTTCCGTCGGGAGCAGCGTCGCCACATTCAGGAAATGACCAAGATGGCATCAAGGCCCTTTGCTAAACTCACGATATATCTTGAACCAGAGGAGCCTCAGCTCATCTACCTGCCTTCAActggtggaggggtggggggcagcACTGTATCGCTTGCACATGCCCGCACAAGCAAGTTAGGAGGTGTGGTGGTGGGCCAGAGGGCCAGGGCAGGAGCTGTGTCCTACAAACATGACCCAGGCTCCGGACCCACGgcccaccacca